The Belonocnema kinseyi isolate 2016_QV_RU_SX_M_011 chromosome 10, B_treatae_v1, whole genome shotgun sequence genome has a window encoding:
- the LOC117182032 gene encoding 60S ribosomal protein L10 — MGRRPARCYRYCKNKPYPKSRFCRGVPDPKIRIFDLGKKKACVEDFPLCVHLVSDEYEQLSSEALEAGRICCNKYMVKNAGKDQFHIRMRLHPFHVIRINKMLSCAGADRLQTGMRGAFGKPQGTVARVRIGQPIMSVRSTDRYKASVIEALRRAKFKFPGRQKIYVSKKWGFTKYERAEYENLKNTGRLWPDGSNVKYLPEHGPLDMWKKYKEGLGI, encoded by the exons ttatcgGTACTGTAAAAACAAACCATACCCGAAATCTCGTTTCTGTCGTGGTGTCCCCGACCCCAAGATCCGAATCTTCGATTTGGGAAAGAAGAAAGCATGTGTCGAGGACTTTCCTCTCTGCGTGCATTTAGTTTCGGACGAATATGAACAGTTGAGTTCAGAAGCGCTCGAAGCGGGCCGTATTTGCTGCAACAAATACATGGTCAAGAATGCGGGCAAAGATCAATTTCACATCCGAATGAGGCTTCATCCCTTCCACGTTATTCGCATCAACAAAATGTTGTCGTGCGCTGGAGCTGATAG GCTTCAAACTGGAATGAGAGGAGCTTTTGGAAAGCCCCAAGGTACGGTGGCTCGCGTTCGCATTGGTCAGCCAATCATGAGCGTGCGATCGACCGACCGTTACAAGGCCTCCGTGATCGAGGCTCTCCGTCGTGCCAAATTCAAGTTCCCCGGTCGTCAGAAGATCTACGTCTCGAAAAAGTGGGGATTCACCAAGTACGAGCGCGCCGAGTACGAGAATTTGAAGAACACCGGACGTCTCTGGCCCGACGGCAGCAATGTCAAGTACCTTCCCGAGCACGGACCCCTCGACATGTGGAAAAAGTACAAAGAGGGTTTAGGTATTTAA